The following are from one region of the Gloeomargarita lithophora Alchichica-D10 genome:
- a CDS encoding proline dehydrogenase family protein — MSLESRTQTIGQTLLAATHPGRSFLAQMREPWDEKLLAWTMEHPGLRTQMFRLIDTLPFLSGSGEISRHIQEYLHQPGVELPGMLKNLLNFTGRESLTAQVAAQTLTTAVSTLARKYIVGENFSQVRQTLERLGRQGMTFTLDILGEAVLSESEAQGYFQKYIDLMTQLAPVDWGCVPQVSVKLSAFYSQFDPLAEKTTRTQVTQAITQLLQRAGELGVAVHFDMEQYKYKNITLAILKDVLLSDEFRSRTDVGLTVQAYLQESEADVREILAWVKLRGVPVTLRLVKGAYWDQEVILAQQKHWPLPVYRRKSSTDANYEKLTRLLLENHPFIYPAIGSHNVRSQAHALAIAEELSISPNAWESQVLYGMAAGLAKALVAQGQPVRMYCPYGELLPGMSYLIRRLLENTANTSFLRQRLEKENELELLTPPQWAEPTTPLPQGETFMGTADTNFAQMGTADEFLQAIVRVKLQLGHSYFLPHCSRERTLDSVNPSDPKESIGRVGLADISSVQKAMDCAQEAQKIWGSTPIAIRVNLLQQIADTLQMQRSEWVAWMVLEVGKPIREADAEVSEAIDFCRYYSEMAEGLHPGYTYDVLGETNRYVYQPKGIGVVIAPWNYPLAISVGMITAGLVTGNCVLYKPAEQSAVIGCKISELISNLISDLGLPQGVFQGLPGWGEEIGPELVRHPAVHFITFTGSRQVGCQIYAQAAQMSPGQRHLKRVVAEMGGKNAIIVDASADLDQAVQGVVQSAFGYAGQKCSACARVIVLAAIYEPFLERLRTATQSLTIGCATDPATTIGPVIDATAQERLQKNITLAKQRLTVALESAAPTSGYFVGPVIFTDVPPDDPLAQEELFGPVLAVLRVADFDQALQVANGTDYALTGGLYSRTPSHIHRAMQEYICGNLYINRGITGALVGRQPFGGFRCSGVGSKAGGPDYLLQFVEPKVVTENIQRQGFAPVAEEL, encoded by the coding sequence ATGTCCCTGGAATCCCGCACCCAAACCATCGGTCAAACCCTGCTGGCCGCCACCCACCCCGGTCGTTCCTTTTTGGCACAGATGCGCGAGCCGTGGGATGAAAAACTGCTGGCCTGGACGATGGAGCATCCCGGTTTACGCACCCAAATGTTTCGTCTGATTGATACCCTGCCCTTTTTGTCCGGGTCGGGGGAAATCAGCCGCCATATCCAGGAATACCTGCACCAGCCGGGGGTGGAACTGCCGGGGATGCTCAAAAATTTACTGAATTTTACCGGGCGGGAATCCCTAACCGCACAGGTGGCGGCACAAACTCTGACCACCGCAGTCAGTACCCTGGCTCGTAAATACATTGTCGGAGAAAATTTTAGCCAAGTACGCCAGACCTTAGAGCGACTAGGGCGGCAGGGCATGACTTTTACCCTGGATATTTTGGGGGAGGCGGTGCTCAGTGAAAGCGAAGCCCAGGGGTATTTTCAGAAGTACATTGACCTGATGACCCAACTCGCCCCGGTGGATTGGGGATGCGTGCCCCAAGTGTCGGTGAAACTCTCAGCGTTTTACTCCCAGTTTGACCCCCTGGCAGAAAAAACCACCCGCACCCAAGTGACACAAGCGATAACCCAGTTACTCCAACGGGCGGGGGAATTGGGGGTGGCCGTGCATTTTGATATGGAACAATATAAGTATAAAAACATTACATTGGCAATCCTAAAAGATGTATTGCTCAGCGATGAATTTCGCTCTCGGACAGATGTGGGACTGACGGTACAGGCTTATCTACAGGAAAGTGAAGCGGATGTGCGGGAGATTTTGGCTTGGGTGAAATTGCGAGGCGTTCCGGTGACCCTGCGGTTGGTGAAAGGAGCCTACTGGGATCAAGAAGTAATTTTAGCCCAACAAAAGCATTGGCCTTTGCCGGTTTATCGGCGCAAAAGTTCCACGGATGCCAATTACGAAAAACTCACCCGGTTACTATTAGAAAATCACCCATTCATTTACCCCGCCATTGGGAGTCATAATGTGCGCTCCCAAGCCCACGCATTAGCGATTGCCGAAGAGTTATCTATTTCCCCAAACGCCTGGGAATCCCAAGTTTTATACGGCATGGCGGCGGGGTTAGCCAAAGCCTTGGTGGCGCAGGGGCAACCGGTACGAATGTACTGTCCCTACGGAGAGCTTTTGCCGGGGATGAGCTATTTAATTCGCCGTTTGCTGGAAAATACGGCCAATACTTCGTTTCTACGGCAACGGCTAGAAAAGGAAAATGAATTAGAATTACTGACCCCCCCCCAATGGGCAGAACCGACCACCCCATTACCCCAGGGGGAAACATTTATGGGCACAGCGGATACTAATTTTGCCCAGATGGGGACAGCCGATGAATTTTTACAGGCGATTGTACGGGTAAAACTCCAATTAGGTCACAGTTATTTCCTCCCCCATTGTTCCCGGGAACGTACTTTAGATTCCGTCAATCCCAGTGACCCCAAGGAGTCAATTGGTCGGGTGGGTTTAGCGGATATTTCATCGGTGCAAAAAGCGATGGATTGTGCCCAAGAAGCGCAAAAAATTTGGGGCAGTACCCCCATCGCCATCCGGGTGAATTTACTCCAGCAAATTGCTGATACATTACAAATGCAACGCTCAGAATGGGTAGCGTGGATGGTTTTAGAAGTGGGAAAACCAATTCGAGAAGCGGATGCGGAGGTTTCTGAGGCGATTGATTTCTGCCGTTATTACTCTGAAATGGCCGAGGGTTTGCATCCAGGTTATACCTATGATGTCCTAGGAGAAACCAACCGTTACGTTTACCAACCCAAGGGAATTGGGGTAGTAATTGCTCCCTGGAATTATCCCCTCGCCATTTCGGTGGGCATGATCACTGCTGGGTTGGTGACGGGGAATTGTGTGTTGTATAAACCGGCGGAACAATCGGCAGTAATTGGGTGCAAAATTAGCGAGTTGATTAGTAATTTAATCAGTGATTTGGGATTGCCCCAGGGGGTGTTTCAGGGCTTACCCGGTTGGGGGGAGGAAATCGGGCCGGAGTTGGTGCGCCATCCCGCCGTGCATTTCATTACCTTTACGGGTTCTCGGCAGGTGGGGTGTCAGATTTATGCCCAAGCGGCGCAGATGTCCCCCGGTCAAAGGCACCTGAAGCGGGTGGTGGCGGAAATGGGGGGCAAAAACGCCATCATCGTGGATGCCAGTGCGGATTTAGACCAGGCGGTGCAGGGGGTGGTGCAGTCGGCCTTTGGCTATGCGGGGCAAAAATGTTCCGCCTGCGCCCGGGTGATCGTTTTGGCGGCAATCTATGAACCATTTCTCGAACGTCTGCGGACAGCAACCCAGTCTTTAACGATTGGCTGTGCCACTGACCCGGCAACAACGATTGGGCCGGTGATTGATGCCACAGCGCAAGAGCGTTTACAAAAAAACATTACATTAGCCAAACAACGGCTAACGGTGGCCTTAGAAAGTGCGGCACCAACTTCCGGCTATTTTGTCGGGCCAGTGATTTTTACCGATGTGCCCCCGGATGACCCCCTGGCGCAGGAGGAACTCTTCGGGCCGGTGCTGGCAGTCCTCCGGGTGGCGGATTTTGACCAAGCATTGCAGGTGGCGAATGGCACCGATTATGCCCTGACGGGGGGGCTGTATTCCCGCACACCCAGCCATATTCACCGGGCGATGCAAGAGTATATTTGTGGTAATTTGTACATCAATCGGGGCATTACGGGGGCGTTGGTAGGACGGCAACCCTTTGGCGGCTTCCGCTGTTCGGGGGTGGGTTCCAAGGCGGGCGGGCCGGATTATCTCCTGCAATTTGTGGAACCCAAGGTGGTGACGGAAAATATCCAGCGGCAGGGGTTTGCGCCGGTGGCCGAGGAGTTGTAA
- a CDS encoding esterase/lipase family protein produces MPPVVLLPGYLAGQAPYRGLVTAAQSLGVAIQVVPLRWWDWLPTLGGRSVAPILEPLDHTIQQVQQQYPGEKITLIGHSAGGWISRIYLGQTPYYGRVWGGAARVARLVTLGTPHTSQERWTRKNLDFVNTEYPGAYHPEIQYICIAGQAVQGRKWTLAYESYRLTCGQGDAWGDGITPVAAAHLAGAENLTLPSVWHSPSSPGEWYGSPGVLPQWLPRCHASSDTKC; encoded by the coding sequence ATGCCTCCCGTTGTCCTACTGCCCGGTTATTTGGCGGGTCAGGCACCCTATCGGGGCTTGGTAACCGCCGCTCAGTCCTTGGGCGTAGCCATCCAGGTGGTGCCCCTGCGCTGGTGGGATTGGTTGCCTACCCTGGGCGGTCGGTCGGTTGCCCCGATTTTAGAACCGCTAGACCACACCATTCAACAGGTACAACAGCAGTACCCCGGTGAAAAAATCACCCTAATTGGGCATTCGGCGGGGGGCTGGATCAGCCGCATTTATTTGGGTCAAACCCCCTACTACGGGCGGGTTTGGGGCGGAGCGGCACGGGTGGCACGGTTGGTTACCCTGGGGACTCCCCACACCAGTCAGGAACGCTGGACACGCAAAAATCTGGACTTTGTCAATACCGAGTACCCCGGTGCCTATCACCCAGAAATCCAGTACATTTGCATTGCGGGACAGGCGGTGCAGGGGCGCAAATGGACCTTGGCCTACGAGAGTTATCGGTTAACCTGCGGCCAGGGGGATGCGTGGGGCGATGGGATCACCCCGGTGGCGGCGGCGCATCTGGCGGGGGCGGAGAATTTGACCCTCCCATCGGTGTGGCATTCCCCCAGTTCCCCCGGTGAGTGGTATGGTTCGCCGGGGGTTCTCCCCCAGTGGTTGCCCCGCTGCCATGCCAGTTCTGATACGAAATGTTAG
- a CDS encoding MBL fold metallo-hydrolase produces MHVTWFEANTWLVEWAGLRLLFDPWLIGPLVFGKLDWLFKAERRQPIAELPTNLDAIVITQGLEDHCHPLTLSRLERSIPVIASPSAAKVVQGLGYSQVTTLQHGEKTVLAEKLTIQAFPGAPVGPNYVENGYLIREHRTGQTLYYEPHGYHQGAFGVVPSVDVAIAPVVDLGLPFLGAIIRGNQVALELARKLHPQVMLTTALGDFSTSGFLLKFVRAKGDIQSFQQQLIEAGLSTQAMELTPRQVIELPLKVGLNC; encoded by the coding sequence ATGCACGTCACCTGGTTTGAGGCCAACACCTGGTTGGTGGAATGGGCGGGATTACGGTTACTGTTTGACCCGTGGTTGATCGGGCCGCTGGTGTTTGGCAAACTGGATTGGCTCTTCAAAGCCGAGCGGCGCCAGCCCATTGCCGAATTGCCGACCAATTTAGATGCCATTGTCATTACCCAGGGTTTGGAAGACCACTGCCACCCTTTAACCCTCAGCCGTTTAGAGCGGTCAATTCCCGTCATTGCCAGCCCCAGTGCGGCCAAGGTGGTGCAAGGGTTAGGCTACAGCCAGGTCACCACCCTGCAACATGGGGAAAAAACAGTGCTTGCCGAAAAATTGACCATCCAAGCCTTTCCCGGCGCACCCGTGGGGCCGAACTATGTGGAAAATGGCTATCTCATTCGGGAGCATCGCACCGGTCAGACATTGTACTACGAACCGCATGGCTATCACCAGGGGGCATTTGGGGTGGTACCGTCGGTAGATGTGGCGATTGCGCCGGTGGTTGATTTAGGTTTGCCCTTCCTGGGTGCCATCATCCGGGGCAATCAGGTGGCTTTGGAGTTGGCACGAAAATTACACCCGCAGGTGATGTTGACGACCGCATTGGGGGACTTCTCAACCAGCGGGTTTTTGCTAAAATTTGTCCGAGCCAAGGGGGATATTCAGTCCTTTCAACAGCAATTGATCGAAGCGGGTTTAAGCACCCAGGCGATGGAATTAACTCCCAGACAGGTCATAGAATTACCCTTAAAAGTTGGTTTGAATTGTTAG
- a CDS encoding DUF3782 domain-containing protein, translating to MSTPVTLEDIYKIFQKSQEEADRRFAEADRRAAELAAEADRRAAELAAEADRRAAELAAEADRRAAEADQQRAEREKSLAQLEKTVERTAKAVDGLTTRWGRFVEELVEPAVLRLFQERGIDIRYTYSRAKNRQPGVAMEIDILAVNDTVAVVVECKSRLSQDDVNYFLQKLTRFKASFPLYQNYHTYGAVAGIEIDEGVDSYAYRKGLFVIRPSGDTVTIANDQKFRPMAW from the coding sequence ATGAGTACCCCTGTAACTCTGGAAGATATTTACAAAATATTTCAAAAATCCCAAGAGGAGGCTGACCGGCGTTTTGCGGAAGCAGACCGGCGAGCGGCGGAACTAGCCGCGGAAGCAGACCGGCGAGCGGCGGAACTAGCCGCGGAAGCAGACCGGCGAGCAGCGGAACTAGCCGCAGAAGCAGACCGGCGAGCGGCGGAGGCAGACCAACAGCGGGCAGAACGGGAAAAAAGCCTAGCCCAGTTGGAAAAAACCGTAGAACGTACTGCTAAAGCGGTTGACGGTTTAACCACCCGCTGGGGACGATTTGTGGAAGAATTAGTGGAACCGGCAGTGCTACGACTGTTTCAAGAACGGGGAATTGATATTCGTTACACCTATTCCAGAGCCAAAAATCGTCAACCTGGTGTGGCAATGGAGATTGATATTTTAGCAGTCAATGATACGGTGGCGGTAGTGGTGGAATGTAAATCCCGTTTGTCCCAAGATGATGTGAATTACTTTTTGCAGAAATTAACTCGTTTCAAAGCCTCATTCCCTTTGTACCAGAACTATCATACCTACGGAGCGGTGGCTGGCATCGAAATTGACGAAGGGGTGGATAGTTATGCCTACCGCAAAGGTTTATTTGTGATCCGTCCTTCGGGGGATACGGTCACCATTGCTAATGATCAAAAGTTCCGCCCAATGGCGTGGTAA
- a CDS encoding sodium-dependent bicarbonate transport family permease has translation MDFLSNFLSDFVAQLQSPTLGFLIGGMVIAALGSQLEIPDAICKFIVFMLLIKIGLSGGIAIRNANLTEMILPAAFAVIMGILIVFIGLYTFARLPKVRVVDALATAGLFGAVSGSTMAAALTQLEEQKINYEPWAAALYPFMDIPALVTAIVLASLYLSKRRRNQYLKDEAYLGKNEYLSEQAGGYPGITAQGYPSDAPAKRVQIWPIVKESLQGSALSALLLGLFLGLLTQPESVYKSFYDPLFRGLLSILMLIMGMEAWSRIGELRKVAQWYAVYAVVAPIIHGFIAFGLGMIAHYTTGFSLGGVVILAVIASSSSDISGPPTLRAGIPSANPSAYIGASTAIGTPVAIGLGIPLYIGLAQTLAGG, from the coding sequence GTGGATTTCTTGTCTAATTTTTTGTCCGATTTCGTAGCCCAGTTGCAGTCCCCAACCCTTGGTTTTTTGATAGGGGGTATGGTGATTGCCGCCCTCGGTAGCCAACTGGAAATTCCCGATGCAATCTGTAAGTTTATCGTCTTTATGTTGCTGATCAAAATTGGCCTGAGCGGCGGTATTGCCATCCGTAATGCCAATCTGACGGAGATGATCTTGCCCGCAGCGTTTGCTGTGATTATGGGTATCCTGATCGTGTTCATCGGGCTTTACACATTTGCCCGTTTGCCCAAGGTCAGAGTCGTGGATGCCCTGGCGACCGCCGGGTTGTTTGGCGCTGTGAGTGGTTCCACCATGGCCGCCGCTCTAACGCAACTGGAAGAACAGAAAATAAACTACGAGCCTTGGGCGGCTGCGCTCTATCCTTTCATGGACATTCCCGCCCTTGTGACTGCGATTGTGCTGGCCAGTCTTTATCTCAGCAAACGGAGGCGCAATCAGTATCTCAAAGATGAAGCCTACCTCGGCAAGAACGAGTATCTTAGCGAGCAAGCTGGCGGGTATCCTGGCATCACCGCCCAGGGGTATCCCAGCGATGCCCCAGCCAAGCGGGTGCAGATATGGCCGATTGTCAAAGAAAGCCTCCAAGGTTCTGCCCTGTCGGCGCTCCTGCTAGGTCTTTTTCTCGGTCTGCTGACCCAGCCGGAAAGTGTTTACAAGAGTTTCTACGACCCTCTCTTTCGCGGTTTGCTTTCCATACTGATGCTGATCATGGGGATGGAAGCCTGGTCACGGATCGGTGAGTTACGCAAGGTGGCGCAGTGGTACGCTGTTTATGCGGTGGTGGCACCAATTATTCACGGGTTCATCGCCTTTGGTCTGGGGATGATTGCCCACTACACCACCGGATTTAGCTTAGGCGGTGTGGTGATCCTCGCCGTGATCGCCAGTTCCAGTTCAGACATTTCTGGGCCACCCACGTTACGGGCTGGTATCCCGTCGGCAAATCCTTCCGCCTACATCGGTGCGTCCACGGCCATTGGTACCCCGGTTGCGATTGGCTTGGGCATACCGCTCTACATCGGGCTTGCCCAGACATTGGCGGGCGGTTAG
- a CDS encoding P-II family nitrogen regulator: MTQQASKLVIVTEKLLLKKIIRIIDEAGATGYTVMDAGGKGSRNIPSPDQSPIGDMYPNIKIEVLTRNRDLAIRISDQVATQFFDNYSGIAYLCDVEVLHAHQF; this comes from the coding sequence ATGACTCAGCAAGCCAGCAAACTGGTTATCGTCACAGAAAAGTTGCTGCTGAAAAAGATCATTAGGATCATTGACGAAGCTGGGGCGACCGGCTATACGGTGATGGATGCTGGGGGCAAAGGCAGTCGCAATATCCCCTCGCCGGATCAATCCCCCATTGGCGATATGTACCCGAATATCAAAATTGAGGTACTCACCCGTAATCGGGATCTGGCTATCAGGATTTCGGATCAGGTGGCAACGCAGTTTTTCGACAATTATTCGGGGATTGCTTATCTGTGTGACGTGGAGGTGCTCCATGCCCACCAGTTCTGA
- a CDS encoding protein kinase domain-containing protein, producing the protein MINQLLDGRYRIIETLAAGGFGKTFVAQDTKRPGQPQCVVKMLHGSHNQQTMEIARRLFYKEAETLEKLRHSQIPQLLAFFEQKQEFYLVEEYVPGYTLAQELGAGRVFGEGWVLTFLTDVLQILQFIHNQGVIHRDLKPSNLIRRQGDGNLVLIDFGAVKHLQIEGETPKEASHTVGIGTQGYMPTEQSSGKPRFSSDLYALGMMGIQALTGVHPRDLPEDMDTGEILWQDRANASPELTQILTKMVRYHFSQRYQRAEEVFQDLQPLLAGLPQLAVSPTTAAVNLALRVAEPTYREAQPHTPTTPFEIAPTTPASQVAQDISPTVAADATVPAGNLVGNLTAPASDTDRTEAAPLVTPTVMMPEPAKAKAPQSSTQNPLPWVAGGAVALVVLVTGGWFGWQQLVPKPTPAALTQARTLVTQASQSTAQAKTLEELQTAKAQWQKVLGELDAISNPGSAASEIAQIKAQSQQEITQLETRIKDCSAVLWGNCP; encoded by the coding sequence GTGATCAACCAGTTGCTGGACGGGCGGTATCGGATTATTGAAACCCTGGCCGCCGGTGGGTTTGGCAAAACCTTTGTGGCGCAGGATACCAAACGTCCGGGGCAACCCCAGTGCGTGGTGAAAATGCTCCACGGGAGCCACAACCAGCAAACCATGGAGATCGCCCGCCGATTATTTTACAAAGAAGCGGAAACCCTAGAAAAACTCCGCCATTCCCAGATTCCCCAGTTGTTGGCCTTTTTTGAGCAAAAGCAAGAATTTTATTTAGTAGAAGAATATGTCCCCGGCTATACCCTGGCGCAGGAATTGGGTGCCGGGCGGGTGTTTGGGGAGGGGTGGGTGTTGACCTTCCTGACGGATGTCCTGCAAATTCTGCAATTTATCCACAACCAGGGGGTGATCCACCGGGATTTGAAACCCAGCAATCTGATCCGGCGCCAGGGGGATGGGAATTTGGTGCTGATTGATTTTGGGGCGGTGAAACACTTGCAAATCGAAGGCGAAACCCCCAAGGAAGCCAGCCATACGGTGGGAATCGGCACCCAAGGCTATATGCCCACGGAGCAATCCAGCGGCAAGCCCCGCTTTAGCAGTGACCTGTATGCCCTGGGGATGATGGGGATTCAAGCCCTGACCGGGGTGCATCCACGGGATTTACCCGAAGATATGGACACCGGCGAGATTCTCTGGCAAGACCGCGCCAATGCCAGCCCCGAATTGACCCAAATTCTGACCAAAATGGTGCGCTACCACTTCAGCCAACGCTACCAACGGGCCGAAGAAGTATTTCAGGATTTGCAACCCCTGTTGGCCGGTTTGCCCCAACTGGCAGTAAGTCCGACTACAGCGGCGGTGAACTTAGCCCTGCGGGTGGCCGAACCCACCTACCGGGAAGCCCAACCCCACACCCCCACCACCCCTTTTGAGATTGCGCCCACGACCCCCGCATCCCAGGTGGCTCAGGATATTAGCCCCACCGTTGCTGCCGATGCGACCGTACCGGCGGGCAATTTAGTGGGCAATTTAACGGCACCCGCCAGCGATACAGACCGCACGGAAGCGGCTCCCCTGGTTACCCCCACGGTAATGATGCCGGAACCGGCCAAAGCCAAGGCTCCCCAATCATCAACCCAAAACCCCCTCCCCTGGGTGGCTGGGGGGGCGGTCGCCCTGGTGGTACTGGTTACGGGGGGCTGGTTCGGCTGGCAACAACTGGTGCCCAAACCCACGCCCGCCGCCTTGACCCAAGCCCGCACCCTGGTTACCCAAGCCAGCCAAAGCACCGCCCAAGCCAAAACCCTCGAAGAACTCCAAACCGCTAAGGCCCAATGGCAGAAGGTCTTAGGCGAACTGGATGCCATTAGTAACCCCGGCTCAGCCGCCAGCGAAATCGCCCAAATCAAAGCCCAATCCCAGCAAGAAATCACCCAACTAGAAACCCGGATCAAGGACTGTAGTGCCGTCTTGTGGGGAAATTGTCCCTAA
- a CDS encoding FIST signal transduction protein yields the protein MERFVDAETNITQPLWMNALSTQVSLERAIQEVTAQVQGMGTVDLAILFISDSFASEYSRLLPLLHEYLSVRCLIGCGGSGIIGSLPDGAAREVEGKPALALTVARLPGVEVRPFILSSEQLPDLDSPPQAWVDMIGLDPDQEPHFILLADPATSQITDVVQGLDYAYPRSVKAGGLVGDGLFCQREWVRQGVVGVALAGLRAEAIVAQGCRPIGEPYRVTRGERNIILGLEDRTPLQVLQNLIQNLDDNDRELAQSGLHIGVVGDEFKQELTQTDFLIRNLLGIDPRHGAIAIGDRVRPGQRVQFHLRDAQTSTTDLQQLLASHVRHHPEPPLGALMFACLGRGEHLYGRADVDSQLFQSYVPATALSGCFCNGEIGPVGDTTYLHGYTSVFVLWYAGEP from the coding sequence ATGGAACGTTTTGTGGATGCGGAAACCAATATCACCCAGCCCCTGTGGATGAATGCGCTTTCCACCCAAGTCTCCCTGGAACGGGCGATTCAGGAGGTGACGGCGCAGGTGCAGGGCATGGGAACGGTAGATTTAGCGATTTTATTTATTAGTGATAGTTTTGCCAGCGAATACTCCCGCCTCCTGCCGCTACTGCATGAATATCTATCGGTGCGGTGTTTGATTGGGTGCGGGGGGAGTGGCATTATTGGTTCTTTGCCCGATGGTGCCGCCCGGGAGGTGGAGGGGAAACCGGCGTTGGCGTTGACCGTTGCCCGTTTGCCGGGGGTAGAGGTACGGCCTTTTATTTTATCCTCGGAGCAGTTGCCGGATTTGGATAGCCCGCCCCAGGCGTGGGTGGATATGATTGGCCTTGACCCCGACCAGGAACCCCATTTCATTTTGCTGGCCGACCCAGCCACTAGCCAGATTACCGATGTGGTGCAGGGCTTGGACTACGCCTATCCCCGCAGTGTCAAGGCCGGGGGCTTGGTGGGGGATGGCTTGTTTTGCCAGCGGGAATGGGTGCGCCAGGGGGTGGTGGGGGTGGCCCTGGCGGGTCTGCGGGCGGAGGCGATTGTGGCGCAGGGGTGTCGTCCGATTGGGGAACCCTACCGGGTCACCCGCGGGGAACGCAATATCATTCTGGGACTAGAAGACCGCACGCCCTTGCAGGTGTTGCAAAACCTGATCCAAAATTTGGACGATAACGACCGGGAACTGGCGCAATCCGGTTTGCATATTGGGGTGGTGGGGGATGAATTTAAGCAGGAATTGACCCAGACGGATTTTTTGATTCGCAATTTGTTGGGGATTGACCCCCGGCATGGGGCGATTGCCATCGGTGACCGGGTGCGCCCGGGACAGCGGGTGCAGTTTCACCTGCGGGATGCCCAAACCTCGACCACGGATTTGCAACAACTCCTGGCCAGCCATGTGCGGCACCACCCGGAACCGCCTTTGGGAGCCTTGATGTTCGCCTGTTTGGGGCGGGGGGAACATCTCTACGGTCGGGCGGATGTGGATTCCCAGTTGTTCCAGAGCTATGTGCCCGCCACGGCCTTGTCGGGATGCTTTTGTAATGGCGAGATTGGCCCGGTGGGGGATACCACCTACCTGCACGGCTATACCTCGGTTTTTGTGCTGTGGTACGCGGGGGAACCGTGA
- a CDS encoding isoaspartyl peptidase/L-asparaginase, with protein sequence MVSHSVFHQPSAPGPQVIIHGGAGATLKSKGAVPPLRESLYHIVRTIYNHLTQGMGAVEAVVIGCQLLEDDPQFNAGTGAVLQSDGQVRLSAALMDGRTQTFSGVINAQRVQYPITLAEFLQTQNDRVIADAGTVELARELHTPLYNPITPKRLQEWVNESKDGALMNLVSEMGTIGVVVRDTQGHLAAGTSTGGKGGERIGRVSDSAMPAGTYANDCAAISCTGIGEDIINECLAARIVLRVTDGLDLHQAFERSLAESAQRGRDLGAIGLDAQGNIAWGKTTEVILAAYGTNNIVGDALPTA encoded by the coding sequence ATGGTCTCCCATAGCGTTTTTCATCAACCCAGTGCCCCCGGACCCCAGGTGATTATCCACGGTGGGGCGGGTGCCACCCTCAAAAGTAAAGGGGCAGTCCCACCCCTACGGGAGTCTCTTTATCATATTGTTCGTACTATTTATAATCATTTAACCCAGGGGATGGGTGCGGTGGAAGCGGTGGTCATCGGTTGTCAACTGCTAGAAGATGACCCCCAATTCAACGCCGGGACGGGAGCGGTTCTGCAATCCGACGGCCAGGTGCGTTTGAGTGCCGCCTTGATGGACGGTCGTACCCAAACCTTTAGCGGGGTGATCAATGCTCAGCGGGTGCAGTATCCGATTACTTTGGCAGAGTTTTTACAAACCCAAAATGACCGGGTGATTGCCGATGCGGGCACGGTGGAACTGGCACGGGAATTGCATACCCCCTTGTACAATCCCATTACCCCCAAACGCTTGCAAGAATGGGTGAACGAAAGCAAAGACGGGGCGTTGATGAATCTGGTCAGTGAAATGGGCACCATTGGGGTGGTGGTGCGGGATACCCAGGGGCATTTGGCGGCGGGCACCTCCACGGGTGGCAAGGGGGGCGAACGCATCGGGCGGGTGAGCGATTCCGCCATGCCTGCGGGCACCTACGCCAATGATTGTGCCGCCATTAGCTGTACGGGGATTGGCGAGGATATTATCAACGAATGTCTTGCCGCCCGGATTGTCCTGCGGGTCACGGATGGCCTGGATTTACACCAAGCCTTTGAGCGGTCATTGGCGGAATCTGCCCAACGGGGGCGGGATTTGGGAGCCATCGGTTTGGATGCCCAGGGCAATATCGCCTGGGGTAAAACCACCGAGGTCATTTTAGCGGCCTATGGTACGAACAATATTGTGGGAGATGCCCTACCGACCGCATAG
- a CDS encoding thioredoxin family protein, protein MKFISEADFTPQVLQANVPVVVHFSAPWCGLCRLVEPLLAQLQEQYGNQMCLVGVNADESLHLSSRYRLRMLPTLLVIQDGQVQHRVETFQSRDQLYQQLHQAVEAILTVPTVASV, encoded by the coding sequence GTGAAATTTATTTCAGAAGCCGACTTTACTCCCCAAGTTTTACAGGCAAATGTGCCGGTTGTTGTCCATTTTTCCGCCCCCTGGTGCGGTCTTTGCCGTTTGGTCGAACCGCTACTGGCTCAATTACAAGAGCAGTACGGTAATCAGATGTGCTTGGTGGGAGTCAACGCCGATGAAAGTTTACACCTATCGAGTCGTTATCGCCTGCGGATGCTACCCACCCTATTGGTGATCCAGGATGGGCAGGTACAGCATCGGGTGGAAACCTTCCAAAGCCGGGATCAACTGTATCAACAATTGCATCAAGCGGTGGAAGCCATTTTAACCGTACCCACGGTGGCCTCGGTTTAG